One stretch of Caldalkalibacillus thermarum DNA includes these proteins:
- the purR gene encoding pur operon repressor, with protein sequence MKKLKRSARLADMMQYLIRRPHLLIPLTLFKERYQAAKSSISEDLQIIKETMEMSGLGELMTVPGAAGGVKYIPAVDLKQMRDWVEELRTGLEDPDRILPGGYLYMSDYLSQPQVVNQIGQIFSSQFRHAGLDYVITVETKGIPLAYATSQYLNVPFVIVRRDHRVTEGSVVSINYVSGSTKRIQTMSLARRSMKANSKVLIVDDFMKAGGTIRGMMDLLQEFEAEVAGACVFVESLATAEKLVENVYSLLRLCDVDIKNKTISMQLGSIFDDQ encoded by the coding sequence GTGAAGAAATTGAAACGAAGCGCCAGACTTGCTGATATGATGCAATATTTAATTCGACGGCCCCATTTGTTAATCCCTTTGACCCTGTTTAAAGAGCGTTACCAAGCGGCCAAATCGTCCATTAGTGAGGATTTGCAAATTATTAAAGAAACCATGGAAATGAGCGGTCTGGGTGAATTAATGACCGTTCCCGGCGCCGCTGGAGGAGTGAAATACATCCCCGCTGTCGATTTAAAGCAAATGCGGGACTGGGTGGAAGAATTGAGGACGGGTCTGGAAGATCCTGACCGCATCCTCCCTGGAGGGTATTTGTATATGAGTGATTATTTAAGCCAGCCCCAAGTGGTCAACCAGATCGGCCAAATATTTAGCTCCCAGTTTCGCCATGCGGGCCTTGATTACGTCATCACGGTGGAAACAAAGGGTATCCCGCTCGCCTATGCCACCAGCCAGTATCTCAATGTCCCCTTTGTGATTGTGCGCCGGGATCACCGGGTGACAGAAGGATCAGTGGTCAGCATCAACTATGTTTCAGGTTCCACCAAACGCATCCAAACCATGTCCCTGGCCCGCCGCAGCATGAAAGCCAACAGCAAAGTTTTGATTGTGGATGATTTTATGAAAGCAGGCGGAACGATCCGGGGAATGATGGACTTGTTGCAGGAGTTTGAAGCGGAGGTGGCCGGGGCCTGTGTGTTTGTGGAATCATTGGCCACAGCAGAAAAATTGGTGGAAAATGTTTACTCATTACTGCGCTTGTGTGACGTAGATATTAAAAACAAGACCATTTCCATGCAGTTAGGCAGTATCTTTGATGATCAATGA
- the spoVG gene encoding septation regulator SpoVG has protein sequence MEVTDVRLRRVHTEGRMRAIASITIDNEFVVHDIRVIDGNNGLFVAMPSKRTPDGEFRDIAHPISSATREKIQKAVLAEYEAQGEKEELEAGAS, from the coding sequence ATGGAAGTGACTGATGTGAGACTGCGGCGGGTGCACACCGAAGGAAGAATGAGGGCGATTGCTTCCATTACCATTGATAACGAATTTGTCGTCCACGATATTCGGGTTATTGATGGTAACAACGGCTTGTTTGTGGCCATGCCATCCAAGCGGACACCGGACGGCGAATTTCGCGATATCGCCCATCCTATTTCTTCTGCAACCCGGGAAAAAATACAAAAAGCCGTTCTGGCAGAATATGAGGCCCAAGGGGAAAAGGAAGAGTTAGAGGCCGGTGCTTCCTGA
- the pth gene encoding aminoacyl-tRNA hydrolase: MKIIVGLGNPGPKYAQTRHNIGFLTVDRLAEKLGISINQEKWRSLVGETSVSGEKVLLLKPMTYMNRSGEAVIEVVRFFQCPVEDVLVIYDDLDLPFGTMRLRLKGGHGGHNGVRSLIDHLGSQTFKRIRMGIGRPENGDVVHYVLNPFPPQERQQLAEFIDRGASAAEAYLNTDDFTQVMNRYNQKLRSS, translated from the coding sequence TTGAAAATCATTGTAGGCCTGGGGAATCCGGGACCAAAATATGCACAGACACGGCATAATATTGGTTTCTTAACGGTTGATCGCTTGGCGGAAAAGCTGGGGATTTCTATCAATCAGGAAAAATGGCGCAGCCTGGTGGGCGAGACTTCGGTGAGCGGTGAAAAAGTGCTGTTGTTGAAGCCGATGACCTATATGAACCGCTCCGGAGAGGCTGTGATAGAGGTTGTCCGCTTCTTTCAGTGTCCCGTAGAGGATGTGCTGGTCATCTATGACGATCTGGACTTGCCCTTTGGCACCATGAGGCTAAGGCTGAAGGGGGGGCATGGAGGACACAACGGCGTTCGCTCCCTTATTGACCATTTGGGCAGCCAAACGTTTAAACGCATCCGCATGGGAATTGGCCGGCCGGAAAACGGGGATGTGGTTCATTATGTTCTCAATCCGTTTCCCCCGCAGGAACGGCAACAGTTAGCCGAATTTATTGACCGGGGAGCAAGTGCAGCTGAAGCTTATCTTAACACAGATGATTTTACCCAAGTGATGAATAGATATAACCAAAAGCTGCGTTCATCATAA
- a CDS encoding anti-sigma-F factor Fin family protein, with protein MAIHYVCRHCGLKLGEINAPVTEEQLGFHTLNPEEKQDILLYQENGDIVAQVTCEHCQEAIERNPEWLLLNKIHH; from the coding sequence ATGGCCATCCATTATGTATGCCGCCATTGCGGGCTGAAACTGGGTGAAATTAATGCTCCTGTTACTGAGGAACAGCTCGGTTTTCATACTTTGAATCCTGAAGAGAAGCAGGATATCTTGCTTTACCAGGAAAATGGTGATATAGTAGCGCAAGTAACATGTGAACATTGCCAGGAGGCCATTGAGCGGAACCCAGAATGGCTTCTGCTGAATAAAATACACCATTGA
- the glmU gene encoding bifunctional UDP-N-acetylglucosamine diphosphorylase/glucosamine-1-phosphate N-acetyltransferase GlmU — MNQTNVLILAAGKGTRMKSKRPKVLHPVCGKPMVKHVIDAVQQTQGQTHIYVVVGHGAELVQQELGEGYTYVEQKKQLGTGHAVMVAAPHLREAAGQTLVLYGDTPLISGQTLQAFLTAHQEAQAAVSILTTFVDDPEGYGRIIRDEQGQVKKIVEEKDATAEEKQVKEINTGIYCFDNQKLLQALSQITNDNAQGEYYLTDCIEILERKGEKITAYVTHDQEEIMGINDRIALAQAEKVMRRRINERHMSQGVTIIDPEHTYIGPDVVIGQDTVIYPGTILSGRTVIAEDCQVGPHAELIDVKVGRATSIVHSKAVDSQIGSQTQVGPFAYIRPGTTIGDRCRVGNFVEVKNSVVKDGAKIPHLSYVGDADIGERVNMGCGSITVNYDGIHKHRTVVENDSFVGCNVNLVAPVTIGEGAYIAAGSTITHPVPAYSLAIARERQTVKENYALKLRPNKERKDR, encoded by the coding sequence ATGAACCAAACCAATGTGCTTATTCTAGCTGCGGGAAAAGGAACCAGGATGAAGTCCAAGCGGCCGAAAGTGCTTCATCCTGTTTGTGGCAAACCGATGGTCAAACACGTGATCGATGCCGTGCAACAAACTCAAGGCCAGACTCATATTTATGTGGTCGTCGGCCACGGAGCAGAGCTTGTCCAGCAGGAGCTGGGTGAAGGGTATACATACGTGGAACAAAAGAAGCAGCTTGGCACTGGTCATGCTGTCATGGTTGCCGCCCCCCATCTGCGGGAGGCAGCGGGCCAGACCTTGGTTTTGTACGGGGACACGCCCCTTATTTCGGGCCAAACTTTACAAGCCTTTCTAACAGCCCATCAAGAAGCGCAAGCGGCAGTCAGTATTCTCACCACTTTTGTGGATGACCCTGAAGGGTATGGGCGTATTATTCGGGATGAACAGGGACAAGTAAAAAAGATTGTGGAAGAGAAAGATGCCACGGCAGAAGAGAAACAGGTCAAAGAGATTAATACGGGCATCTATTGTTTTGATAACCAAAAATTACTGCAGGCCTTATCCCAAATCACAAATGATAATGCCCAGGGTGAATACTATTTGACCGATTGCATTGAAATCCTTGAGCGGAAGGGAGAAAAAATTACCGCTTATGTCACCCATGATCAAGAGGAGATCATGGGGATAAACGACCGTATCGCCCTGGCTCAGGCGGAAAAAGTGATGCGCCGCCGGATCAATGAGCGCCACATGTCCCAGGGTGTGACCATTATTGATCCTGAGCATACCTATATTGGCCCCGATGTCGTCATCGGTCAGGACACGGTGATTTATCCGGGCACCATCTTGTCCGGACGAACGGTGATTGCTGAAGATTGCCAAGTAGGCCCCCATGCAGAGCTGATCGATGTTAAAGTGGGGAGAGCCACAAGCATTGTTCACTCTAAGGCGGTTGACAGCCAGATCGGAAGCCAGACGCAAGTGGGTCCGTTTGCCTATATCCGGCCCGGCACCACAATTGGAGACCGGTGCCGTGTGGGCAATTTTGTGGAGGTTAAAAATTCTGTTGTCAAAGACGGGGCTAAAATCCCCCATTTAAGTTATGTGGGTGATGCAGATATCGGGGAGAGGGTTAACATGGGTTGCGGCTCCATCACGGTTAACTATGACGGGATTCATAAACACCGTACTGTTGTGGAAAATGACAGTTTTGTGGGATGTAATGTCAATCTGGTTGCCCCTGTCACGATCGGAGAAGGGGCTTATATTGCGGCAGGTTCGACCATTACCCACCCTGTCCCGGCCTACAGTCTGGCCATTGCCCGCGAAAGGCAAACGGTGAAAGAAAACTATGCCCTAAAATTAAGGCCAAATAAAGAACGCAAAGATCGTTGA
- a CDS encoding RidA family protein: MTKLKKVQTQDAPQAIGPYSQAVQVGSLLFTSGQIPLTPDGKLVEGDVRAQTRQVLANLEAVLKAAGATLNDVIKTTVFIKDMNEFAQVNEVYGEIFGEHKPARSCVEVARLPKDVRVEIECIARIPD; the protein is encoded by the coding sequence ATGACAAAATTGAAAAAAGTCCAGACGCAAGATGCGCCGCAGGCCATAGGACCGTATTCCCAAGCGGTTCAAGTTGGTTCGCTCTTGTTCACATCGGGGCAAATCCCGCTCACACCGGACGGGAAACTGGTAGAAGGAGATGTACGGGCACAAACGAGGCAAGTGCTCGCCAACTTGGAAGCAGTATTAAAGGCAGCAGGAGCGACGTTAAATGATGTCATTAAAACGACGGTGTTTATTAAAGATATGAATGAGTTTGCCCAAGTAAATGAGGTTTATGGGGAGATTTTTGGTGAGCACAAGCCGGCCCGTTCCTGTGTAGAAGTGGCCAGACTGCCCAAAGATGTCAGGGTGGAAATCGAGTGTATTGCCCGCATCCCGGACTAG
- the ispE gene encoding 4-(cytidine 5'-diphospho)-2-C-methyl-D-erythritol kinase — protein sequence MTILMKAPAKINLTLDVLYKRTDGYHEVEMVMTTIDLADRLELRPRDDGKIVIETSASYVPADEHNLAYKAAKLIQERFQVTRGVTIAIDKRIPVAAGLGGGSSDAAATIKGLNQLWDLGLSTEEMAVLGAEVGSDVPFCIYGGTALAKGRGEQITPLPGPPPFWIVLAKPPIGVSTAHVYQHLDLGQVSERPKTEQMIEALKRRDFSLIVKSMGNVLETVTLKSYPEVQHLKQKLAQFGADGVLMSGSGPTVFGLTQKESRAQRIYNGLKGFCQDVYMVRSAGT from the coding sequence ACCTGACATTAGATGTATTATACAAACGGACAGACGGTTATCACGAAGTGGAAATGGTGATGACCACCATTGATCTGGCCGATCGTCTGGAGCTTCGGCCCAGGGACGATGGAAAAATTGTGATCGAAACTTCGGCTAGTTATGTGCCCGCTGACGAGCACAATCTGGCTTATAAGGCGGCTAAACTGATCCAGGAGCGCTTTCAGGTGACCCGGGGTGTCACTATCGCCATCGATAAGCGTATTCCGGTCGCCGCTGGATTAGGAGGAGGTTCTAGCGATGCAGCGGCCACCATTAAGGGGTTGAATCAACTTTGGGATCTGGGCTTAAGCACGGAAGAGATGGCTGTCTTGGGAGCCGAAGTGGGATCGGATGTCCCCTTTTGTATTTATGGGGGAACAGCCTTGGCCAAAGGGCGGGGAGAGCAGATAACCCCTCTGCCTGGGCCGCCGCCGTTTTGGATTGTGCTGGCTAAGCCGCCCATTGGGGTATCCACAGCACATGTGTATCAGCATTTGGACCTGGGCCAGGTCAGTGAGCGTCCCAAGACGGAACAAATGATCGAGGCGCTTAAACGACGTGATTTTTCTTTAATCGTGAAAAGCATGGGCAATGTTTTAGAAACAGTGACTCTTAAAAGCTACCCTGAAGTCCAACACCTGAAACAGAAACTAGCCCAATTTGGAGCAGATGGTGTGCTCATGTCAGGCAGCGGGCCAACGGTGTTCGGCCTGACCCAGAAAGAGTCCCGGGCTCAGCGCATCTATAACGGCCTCAAAGGGTTTTGCCAGGATGTCTACATGGTTCGTTCGGCAGGGACTTAA
- a CDS encoding 50S ribosomal protein L25/general stress protein Ctc — protein MVTFRAEERPDLRKSVRRKLRQSGKVPGIVYGKTIGSKPIQVQQNELHRLLKQHGKNTVINLELDGVKPTVMIGEIQRDPITEDVLHVDFYEIKMNEKKTFTVPLEIVGEGAVTKNGGVLQRQYQEIEVECLPKDLPESIPIDVSGLDIGDSVTVADLNLGDQIEVLLEPDTVLLTVTAPTPEEGPVDKHAGNEEPPELVERQEDAEE, from the coding sequence ATGGTAACCTTTCGTGCTGAGGAACGACCGGATCTTCGCAAGTCTGTCCGCAGAAAATTGAGGCAATCGGGCAAGGTTCCCGGGATCGTGTATGGCAAAACAATCGGGAGCAAACCGATCCAGGTGCAGCAGAACGAGCTGCATAGACTGCTCAAACAACATGGTAAAAATACGGTGATCAATCTTGAGCTGGACGGGGTTAAACCGACGGTGATGATCGGCGAGATCCAGCGCGATCCCATCACAGAGGATGTTTTACACGTCGATTTCTATGAGATTAAAATGAACGAGAAAAAGACCTTTACCGTACCCCTGGAAATCGTAGGGGAGGGAGCGGTAACCAAAAACGGTGGCGTTTTGCAAAGGCAATATCAGGAGATTGAGGTTGAGTGTTTGCCTAAGGATTTGCCTGAATCCATACCCATTGATGTCAGCGGTTTGGACATTGGTGACAGCGTGACGGTGGCTGATCTTAACCTGGGCGACCAGATTGAAGTATTGCTGGAGCCAGATACGGTGCTGCTCACGGTTACCGCACCCACCCCTGAGGAAGGACCTGTTGATAAACATGCTGGCAATGAAGAGCCGCCGGAATTGGTTGAACGCCAAGAGGATGCGGAAGAATAA
- a CDS encoding ribose-phosphate diphosphokinase — protein MPHYRDPKLKVFTCNANPRLAEAICKHIGVPLGKANVTRFSDGEIQVHINESVRGADVFVIQSTSAPVNEHLMELLVMVDALKRASAKSINVVMPYYGYARQDRKTRARDPITAKLVANLIETAGASRVITMDLHATQIQGFFDIPVDHLLGVPILADYFLAKNLDDIVVVSPDHGGVTRARKLAERLKAPIAIIDKRRPKPNVAEIMNIVGAVEGKTCILIDDIIDTAGTITLAANALAENGAQEVYACCTHPVLSGPAIERIQNSKIKELVVTDTIPLPEEKQIDKAIVLSVAPLMGEAIIRVHEELSVSKLFN, from the coding sequence ATGCCACATTATCGTGATCCTAAACTGAAAGTATTTACGTGTAATGCCAATCCCCGTTTAGCGGAAGCGATTTGCAAGCATATTGGGGTGCCTTTGGGAAAGGCCAATGTGACCCGTTTCAGTGACGGTGAAATTCAGGTCCACATCAATGAGAGTGTGCGCGGTGCGGATGTGTTTGTGATCCAGTCCACCAGCGCCCCCGTCAATGAACATTTAATGGAACTGCTGGTGATGGTCGATGCCCTCAAGCGTGCCTCTGCCAAGAGCATAAACGTGGTCATGCCGTACTATGGGTATGCCCGTCAGGACCGCAAAACGAGAGCCAGAGATCCGATCACGGCCAAACTGGTGGCCAACTTGATTGAGACTGCCGGAGCGTCCCGGGTGATCACCATGGACCTTCACGCCACTCAAATTCAAGGCTTCTTTGATATTCCTGTTGATCACTTGCTGGGTGTCCCCATATTAGCGGACTATTTCCTGGCCAAAAACTTGGACGACATTGTCGTTGTCTCTCCAGACCATGGCGGGGTGACGCGGGCCAGAAAACTGGCCGAACGACTCAAGGCGCCGATTGCCATCATTGACAAGCGCCGTCCTAAACCCAATGTGGCTGAAATTATGAACATTGTCGGGGCGGTAGAAGGCAAGACCTGCATTTTGATTGACGACATTATTGACACAGCCGGCACCATCACTTTGGCAGCTAACGCCTTGGCTGAAAACGGGGCTCAAGAAGTTTATGCCTGCTGTACCCATCCTGTCCTGTCAGGTCCAGCCATTGAACGGATCCAAAATTCCAAAATTAAGGAGCTGGTCGTGACAGACACCATTCCGCTGCCCGAGGAAAAGCAGATTGACAAAGCCATTGTGCTTTCTGTGGCACCGCTGATGGGAGAAGCGATCATCCGTGTCCATGAAGAATTGTCGGTCAGCAAGCTGTTTAACTGA